In Luteimonas galliterrae, the sequence TCGGCTTTCGGCGCCGCTTCGGCTTTGCCCGCAGCGGCCGGCGCGGCGGCCTTGCTGGCGCCTTCGCCGCCTTCGGCCAGGTTGCGCTTCTTGTCGCTGCCCTTCTTGAAGTCGGTCTCGTACCAGCCGCTGCCGGACAAGCGGAACGAAGGCGCCGTCACCTGGCGGCCGACCGCATGCGCGCCGCAATTCGGGCAGGTGTCCGGATCGGGATCCGATAGCTTCTGCAAGCGGTCGAATTCGTGGCCGCACTCGGCGCAACGGAAGGCATAAATCGGCATAGCGGGAACCAGTAATTGGAGACGCAGGATGATTTTGGGGTCGGCCGGAGCCGATTCCAAGCGGGATTCAGGCCGCGCTGGCCTCGTACAGTTGCAATAGCTCGGCTTCGGCGGCCTGCAGCGCGTCGTGCAGTTCGCCCTGGCGCTTGCCCAGTTGCGCTGCGCGGGCACCGCCGTCGGCGTACAGCATCGGATCGGCCAACGCGCTTTCGATGCCCGCCATTTCGGTTTCCAGTTCGGCCACGCGCGCTTCGGCCTTGGCCAGCTTGTGCGGATTGACCTTGCCGGCTTTGGGCTTGGCGGCCGGCATCGGCGCAGGCGCAGCGATGGGCGCCACAGGCGCCGCGGCCATGTCGCTTGCGGGCCGCGCGCGCAACCATGCCGCGTATTCGTCCAGATCGCCGTCGAAGGGTTCGACGCGGCCATTGGCCACACGCCAGAACGTATCGCTGACCAGGCCGATCAGGTGGCGGTCGTGCGAGACCAGCACGATCGCGCCGTCGAAGTCGCTGAGCGCTTCGGCCAGCGCCTCGCGCATGTCCAGGTCGAGGTGGTTCGTGGGCTCGTCGAGCAGCAGCACGTTCGGCTGGCGCCAGGCGATCAACGCCAGCGCCAGGCGCGCGCGTTCGCCGCCGGAAAAACCGTCGATGCTTTCGAAGGCGCGGTCGCCGGGGAAATTCCACTTGCCCAGGAAATCGCGGAACGATTGCGTGGATGCGTTCGGCGACAGCTCGCGCAGGTGGTCGATCGGCGACGCGCCCTTCTTCAACGATTCGACCGTGTGCTGGGCGAAGTAGCCGATCCGCAAATCCGGATGCGCATAACGCTCGCCCGACAGCGGCGGCAATTCGCCGACCAGTGTTTTCACTAGCGTCGATTTGCCGGCGCCGTTCGCGCCGAGCAGGCCGATGCGGTCGCCGGCCTCCAGGCCGAAGCCGACGTTGTGGAGGATGACGCGCGCTTCCCCTTCTCCCTCCGGGAGAAGAGCCTGCCCCGGACTTGATCCGGGGTGGCGCGTAGCGCCGGATGAGGGTTCGGCGTGTGGCGAGGTTCCCCGATCCTCCGAACCCTCACCCCAACCCCTCTCCCGCAAGGAGAGGGGCTTATAACCGCAATCGGCATGGTTCAAGCGCAAAAGCGCATGCGGCAGCTTCAGAGGCTCGGGGAATTCGATCCGCAATTCGCGCTCGGCGCGCACCGCCTCGGTGCCGGCCAGTTTGGCCAGGCGCTTCATCCGCGACTGCGCCTGCTTGGCCTTGCTGGCCTTGGCCTTGAAGCGGTCGATGAAGCTCTGCAGGTGCGCGCGCTCGGCCTGTTCCTTCTCGAACGCGATCTGCTGCTGGCGCAACTGCTCGGCGCGCTGGCGTTCGAATGCCGTGTAGTCGCCGACGTAGAGCTTGGCGCGCTGTTCGTGCAGGTGCAGCGTATGCGTGCTGACGTTGTCGAGGAATTCGCGGTCGTGGCTGATCAGCAGCAGCGTGCCGGGGTACTTCAGCAGCCACTGCTCGAGCCACAGCACCGCGTCGAGATCGAGGTGGTTGGTGGGCTCGTCGAGCAGCAGCAGGTCGCTGGGCGTCATCAGCGCACGCGCCAGGTTCAGGCGCACGCGCCAACCGCCGGAGAAAGTGCTCACGGCGCGCGAATGCGTCTCGGCGGAAAAGCCCAGGCCATGCAGCAGCTTGC encodes:
- a CDS encoding FmdB family zinc ribbon protein, translated to MPIYAFRCAECGHEFDRLQKLSDPDPDTCPNCGAHAVGRQVTAPSFRLSGSGWYETDFKKGSDKKRNLAEGGEGASKAAAPAAAGKAEAAPKADSKPAAKPAADSA
- a CDS encoding ABC-F family ATP-binding cassette domain-containing protein; the encoded protein is MISFRNFALRRGERLLLSDVDLALHAGWRVGVVGRNGTGKSSLFAAIRNELEPDRGDLDVPNRVRIASIAQEMPSLPDPAIDFVLSGDAEVHAALQAEANAFAAEDWEAVAEAHHRLEEVGGYDATARAGKLLHGLGFSAETHSRAVSTFSGGWRVRLNLARALMTPSDLLLLDEPTNHLDLDAVLWLEQWLLKYPGTLLLISHDREFLDNVSTHTLHLHEQRAKLYVGDYTAFERQRAEQLRQQQIAFEKEQAERAHLQSFIDRFKAKASKAKQAQSRMKRLAKLAGTEAVRAERELRIEFPEPLKLPHALLRLNHADCGYKPLSLRERGWGEGSEDRGTSPHAEPSSGATRHPGSSPGQALLPEGEGEARVILHNVGFGLEAGDRIGLLGANGAGKSTLVKTLVGELPPLSGERYAHPDLRIGYFAQHTVESLKKGASPIDHLRELSPNASTQSFRDFLGKWNFPGDRAFESIDGFSGGERARLALALIAWRQPNVLLLDEPTNHLDLDMREALAEALSDFDGAIVLVSHDRHLIGLVSDTFWRVANGRVEPFDGDLDEYAAWLRARPASDMAAAPVAPIAAPAPMPAAKPKAGKVNPHKLAKAEARVAELETEMAGIESALADPMLYADGGARAAQLGKRQGELHDALQAAEAELLQLYEASAA